In the genome of Flavobacterium panacagri, one region contains:
- a CDS encoding sigma-54-dependent transcriptional regulator, whose amino-acid sequence MRKKQAQILIVDDQEEILFSAKMILKKHFETIFTENNPKKIISILAENEINVVLLDMNYRIGFEDGREGIHWLKEIKTLSPNTIVILMTAFGKIETAVESIKIGAFDYVLKPWNNEKLLETIDKAVVESRKNSKKTAVENDGKSEKKYFVGTSAKIKQAYSIAEKVARTDANVLILGENGTGKYVFAEFIQQHSERKNQPFVHVDLGSLSDNLFESELFGYAKGAFTDAKIDTPGRFENAANGTIFLDEIGNIPLHLQAKLLHVLQTKTVTRLGESKPRPLNVRVIAATNSDIKTEVKNKTFREDLLYRINTMEINLPSLRERKDDIVPMANFILEQIAQKYNQENWHFEENAAPYLERYPWKGNVREMENKIERALILAENNTISVLDLDILDFEEIQENDENPLSEMEKGAIEKALFKHNGNISKTAEELGLSRAALYRRIEKYDLKN is encoded by the coding sequence ATGCGAAAAAAACAAGCCCAAATATTAATAGTTGACGATCAGGAAGAAATTCTTTTTTCGGCAAAAATGATTCTCAAAAAACATTTTGAAACGATTTTTACAGAAAATAATCCTAAAAAAATCATTTCAATCTTGGCCGAAAATGAAATAAATGTGGTTTTGCTGGATATGAATTACCGAATTGGTTTTGAAGACGGGCGCGAAGGAATTCATTGGCTGAAAGAAATTAAAACGCTTTCGCCAAATACAATTGTAATTTTAATGACAGCTTTTGGCAAAATAGAAACAGCAGTAGAAAGCATCAAAATTGGCGCTTTTGATTATGTTTTAAAGCCATGGAATAATGAAAAATTACTGGAAACGATTGATAAAGCAGTTGTCGAAAGCAGAAAAAACAGTAAAAAAACAGCTGTTGAAAATGACGGCAAATCTGAAAAGAAATATTTCGTTGGAACTTCTGCCAAAATAAAACAAGCTTATTCTATTGCCGAAAAAGTAGCGAGAACCGATGCAAACGTTCTGATTTTAGGTGAAAACGGAACAGGAAAATATGTTTTTGCGGAGTTTATTCAGCAGCATTCCGAAAGAAAAAATCAGCCTTTTGTACATGTAGATTTGGGATCTTTAAGTGATAATTTATTCGAAAGTGAACTTTTCGGTTATGCTAAAGGTGCTTTTACCGATGCCAAAATTGACACTCCCGGCCGTTTTGAAAATGCTGCAAACGGAACCATTTTTTTAGATGAAATCGGAAATATTCCGTTGCATTTGCAAGCCAAATTGCTTCATGTTTTACAGACCAAAACCGTGACACGTTTGGGAGAGAGCAAACCAAGACCTTTGAATGTTCGTGTGATTGCAGCCACAAACAGCGACATTAAAACCGAAGTGAAAAATAAAACTTTTCGTGAAGATTTGCTTTATAGAATCAATACCATGGAAATCAATCTGCCTTCCTTAAGAGAACGAAAAGATGATATTGTACCCATGGCCAATTTTATTCTCGAGCAAATAGCCCAAAAATACAATCAAGAAAATTGGCATTTTGAAGAAAATGCAGCTCCTTATTTAGAAAGATATCCATGGAAAGGAAATGTTCGTGAGATGGAGAACAAAATCGAACGTGCTTTAATTTTGGCCGAAAATAATACAATTTCTGTATTGGATTTAGATATTTTGGATTTTGAAGAAATTCAAGAAAACGATGAAAATCCTTTATCAGAAATGGAAAAAGGCGCTATCGAAAAAGCCTTGTTCAAACACAACGGTAACATCAGTAAAACAGCTGAGGAATTGGGATTATCGAGAGCAGCTTTATACCGGAGAATTGAAAAGTACGATCTGAAGAATTAA
- a CDS encoding MGMT family protein → MAEENFFERVYVIARQIPYGKVTSYGAIAKALGTARSARMVGWAMNACHNMDDVPAHRVVNQKGLLTGKHHFDGTNLMQQLLENEGIKVVNNQIVDFEKHFWKPEIES, encoded by the coding sequence ATGGCTGAGGAAAATTTTTTCGAAAGAGTTTATGTAATCGCAAGACAAATTCCTTACGGAAAAGTAACTTCTTATGGTGCAATTGCAAAAGCTTTAGGAACGGCACGATCAGCAAGAATGGTTGGCTGGGCCATGAATGCCTGTCATAACATGGATGATGTTCCCGCACATAGAGTAGTAAACCAAAAAGGACTTTTGACTGGGAAACACCATTTTGACGGAACCAATTTAATGCAGCAATTATTAGAAAACGAAGGAATTAAAGTCGTTAACAATCAGATTGTTGATTTTGAAAAACACTTTTGGAAACCCGAGATTGAATCGTAA
- a CDS encoding ABC transporter permease produces MIFNWFKIFIYHLKQSKLFSFLNVLGLSIGISGVIFAILYWNNEHAYNQWNPEKENVYQVLNKIGRTGDTWATSSIPFGNTCKATIPEIEQICFLNVWYDQSVIKYQNKKVIDKKITVTDNNFFDFYPFPIIKGAKKDILKEKNSVAISEKQAKLLFGSEDPIGKSITYKDQPFTVKAVYHIMQPSSIEPNFVFGGIVREDDINQWGNFNYGLMIKTKKDAAINVVLKKMHNVNFVNRTLKDAKESGQTVEQYVKENGEIKIILDQLKTSYLHGTKSSGSSSPEGKGNLQLLYIMAGLSLLILILSLVNYINLATASAIKRAKEVGVRKIVGASKKQIITQFIFETAIIVTLAILFALAIVELSLPFYNAFLKKNLTINGGEFYLQLILIFGLVIILAGIFPAVYISNFETLKVLKGNFSRSKSGIWIRNSMLIFQFGIAAFFIIGALIVNSQVEYMMNKDLGFSGNQIIRIPFNYQDFGTKLQKYKTTKQEIFKIPGVDEVSTFAGTFGNSTNSSSGFTHNGVFVQPRNVEMDFGFLEMMKIKIVEGRDLSPKFASDTIDNWLINETLAKTLGLKNPINTIISSGWGNEKGNMKFKIVGVVKDFHITGLQDKVPPMVFINNRTLKWNNFQNVYVKVSPNNLTETLEKLKLYWEKNVNPDYPFDYEFVNKGFAKTYEEQVKQKNLFFILNLVVIIIAIFGLFALASFSMERRLKEIAIRKTLGAETDVLLKELSKQYIVFCVIGFGIGIIPAYILLQKWLEDFAFRIGISPVPFGIALISLLFLTLLIVLTKAFQVTKIDVLKYLKYE; encoded by the coding sequence ATGATTTTTAACTGGTTTAAAATATTTATTTATCATTTAAAGCAAAGCAAACTGTTTTCGTTTTTAAATGTTTTAGGTTTAAGCATCGGGATTTCTGGTGTTATTTTCGCCATTCTCTATTGGAACAATGAACATGCATATAATCAATGGAATCCAGAAAAAGAAAATGTCTATCAAGTTCTCAACAAAATAGGAAGAACTGGTGATACATGGGCAACAAGCTCCATTCCTTTTGGAAATACCTGTAAAGCAACAATTCCTGAAATCGAACAAATTTGTTTCTTAAATGTTTGGTATGACCAATCGGTTATAAAATATCAGAACAAAAAAGTAATCGATAAAAAAATAACGGTAACCGATAATAATTTCTTTGATTTTTATCCTTTTCCTATAATAAAAGGGGCAAAAAAAGATATTCTTAAAGAAAAAAACAGTGTTGCAATTTCGGAAAAGCAGGCTAAATTACTTTTTGGAAGTGAAGATCCGATAGGAAAATCTATTACCTATAAAGATCAACCTTTTACTGTAAAAGCTGTTTATCATATTATGCAACCATCTTCTATTGAACCAAATTTTGTTTTTGGAGGAATTGTTCGAGAAGACGACATTAATCAATGGGGAAATTTCAATTATGGTTTAATGATCAAAACCAAAAAAGATGCTGCCATTAATGTAGTTTTAAAGAAAATGCATAATGTCAATTTTGTAAATAGAACTTTAAAAGATGCCAAAGAAAGCGGTCAGACTGTTGAACAATATGTAAAAGAAAATGGTGAAATTAAAATCATATTAGATCAGCTGAAAACAAGCTACTTGCACGGTACAAAATCTTCAGGATCATCATCTCCAGAAGGCAAAGGAAACTTACAGCTTCTATACATCATGGCGGGTTTGTCTCTTTTAATTTTAATCCTATCATTGGTTAATTACATTAATCTCGCAACTGCTTCCGCAATAAAACGTGCAAAAGAAGTTGGCGTTCGCAAAATCGTAGGCGCTTCAAAAAAACAAATCATTACCCAATTTATATTTGAAACTGCAATAATTGTAACTCTTGCCATTTTGTTTGCTTTGGCAATTGTAGAACTCTCTCTTCCATTTTACAATGCGTTTTTGAAAAAAAACTTAACTATCAATGGCGGCGAATTTTACCTGCAACTCATTTTGATTTTTGGATTAGTAATCATTCTTGCAGGTATTTTTCCAGCTGTTTACATCTCCAATTTTGAAACGTTAAAAGTTCTCAAAGGCAATTTTTCAAGAAGTAAAAGTGGCATCTGGATTCGGAATTCTATGCTTATTTTTCAATTTGGAATCGCTGCTTTTTTCATCATTGGCGCCTTAATTGTAAATTCTCAGGTAGAATACATGATGAATAAAGATCTTGGATTTAGTGGCAATCAGATAATCAGAATTCCTTTTAATTATCAAGATTTTGGCACAAAGCTGCAAAAGTATAAAACCACAAAACAGGAGATTTTTAAAATACCTGGCGTTGATGAAGTTTCTACTTTTGCCGGTACTTTTGGGAATAGCACAAATTCAAGTTCTGGTTTTACTCATAATGGTGTTTTTGTGCAGCCTAGAAATGTTGAAATGGATTTTGGCTTTTTAGAAATGATGAAAATTAAAATAGTAGAAGGCCGAGATTTGTCTCCAAAATTTGCTTCAGATACTATCGATAACTGGCTTATAAATGAAACCCTTGCTAAAACTTTGGGACTTAAAAATCCCATAAACACAATTATATCCTCTGGATGGGGAAATGAAAAAGGAAATATGAAATTTAAAATTGTTGGTGTTGTAAAGGATTTTCATATTACTGGACTGCAAGACAAAGTTCCTCCAATGGTTTTTATAAACAATAGAACTTTAAAATGGAATAACTTTCAAAATGTCTACGTGAAGGTTTCTCCAAATAATTTAACAGAAACGTTGGAAAAATTGAAATTATATTGGGAGAAAAACGTAAACCCAGACTATCCTTTTGATTACGAATTTGTTAACAAAGGATTTGCAAAGACTTATGAAGAACAAGTAAAGCAAAAAAACCTGTTTTTTATCCTAAATTTGGTCGTAATTATAATTGCAATCTTCGGATTGTTCGCTTTGGCATCATTTTCGATGGAGAGAAGACTGAAAGAAATCGCCATTAGAAAAACATTAGGAGCAGAAACCGATGTTTTGTTAAAAGAATTATCAAAACAATACATTGTTTTCTGTGTCATAGGATTTGGAATTGGAATTATTCCAGCCTACATATTATTACAAAAATGGCTTGAGGATTTTGCTTTTAGAATTGGAATATCACCCGTTCCTTTTGGTATTGCATTGATCTCACTTTTGTTCCTGACATTATTAATTGTCTTAACAAAAGCATTTCAGGTAACCAAAATAGACGTTTTAAAATATTTAAAATACGAATAA
- the trmB gene encoding tRNA (guanosine(46)-N7)-methyltransferase TrmB produces MGSKNKLKRFRENETFQNVFQPTREEVVGNLMPLRGKWNSDFFKNDNPLVLELGCGKGEYSVGLAEKYPDKNFIGIDIKGARFWRGAKTAVEDGLHNVAFVRTQIELINHIFAEGEVDEIWITFPDPQIKYKRTKHRMTNSEFLKLYKKILKKDGVVNLKTDSEFMHGYTLGLLHGEGHEVLYANHNVYKNEGSPEVVTSIQTFYEKQYLEINKAITYIRFKIKD; encoded by the coding sequence GTGGGAAGCAAAAATAAACTTAAAAGATTCAGAGAGAACGAAACATTTCAAAACGTTTTTCAACCAACTAGAGAAGAAGTTGTGGGCAATTTAATGCCTTTAAGAGGAAAATGGAACTCTGACTTCTTTAAAAATGACAATCCTTTAGTTTTAGAGTTAGGATGTGGAAAAGGAGAATATTCTGTTGGATTAGCTGAAAAATACCCAGACAAAAATTTTATCGGAATTGACATTAAAGGTGCTCGTTTTTGGCGTGGTGCTAAAACTGCTGTTGAAGACGGTCTTCATAATGTGGCTTTTGTACGTACTCAAATCGAATTGATCAATCATATTTTTGCCGAAGGCGAAGTAGATGAAATCTGGATTACTTTCCCAGATCCGCAGATCAAATACAAAAGAACGAAACACAGAATGACCAATTCTGAATTCTTGAAATTATACAAAAAGATTCTTAAAAAAGATGGTGTCGTAAACTTAAAAACCGACAGCGAATTTATGCATGGATATACACTTGGTTTACTTCATGGAGAAGGGCACGAAGTTTTATATGCGAACCATAATGTTTACAAAAATGAAGGAAGTCCAGAAGTTGTCACTTCAATTCAGACATTTTATGAGAAACAATATCTAGAAATTAACAAGGCAATTACGTATATTCGTTTCAAAATTAAAGACTAA
- a CDS encoding efflux RND transporter periplasmic adaptor subunit: MDKIIPRKNKKFRYLTIAIVAFLVLVIIVVFAFNTKRTLNVKTEEITIQKAEKAFFEDFVVFQAKVEPLNVMLVNVTEGGSVKEIFVENGAMVTKGQSLARLYNPNTELNYLTQETAIIEQINNLNTGKLNIRNQELNLTKDFVLIEHDYNDAKRLYDVNAKLFAKDVISKNDWNTFKESLRFQEERKKTIQQSIQKEKQSNQVQISQINRSIQTMEKSLEILRNNKKNFLITAPETGRLTSFEAVLGQNFQAGQSIGKIDSKKGYKLVADVDEFYLEKIREGLKGQVEFKGKNLEVLVTKVIPEVKGGHFTVELVFTSKENIALQDGLSFGVKLILSEKNKTLVIPKGSFNQEAAGKWIFVVKGNKAERRNIKLGRENPSYYEVLEGLKEGESVITSSYSDYKDIEELSLQQQ, encoded by the coding sequence ATGGACAAGATAATTCCTCGTAAAAATAAAAAATTTAGATATCTCACAATAGCAATCGTTGCTTTTTTAGTTTTAGTGATTATCGTCGTTTTTGCATTTAATACTAAACGAACTTTAAATGTAAAGACTGAGGAAATCACAATCCAAAAAGCAGAAAAAGCTTTTTTTGAAGATTTCGTTGTTTTTCAGGCAAAAGTTGAGCCATTGAACGTAATGCTTGTAAATGTAACCGAAGGTGGTTCTGTAAAAGAAATTTTTGTGGAAAATGGCGCCATGGTTACCAAAGGACAATCTCTTGCTCGCTTATACAATCCAAATACAGAATTGAATTACCTAACGCAAGAAACCGCTATTATCGAGCAGATTAACAATTTAAATACAGGAAAACTAAATATTAGAAACCAAGAATTAAACTTGACCAAAGATTTTGTCCTAATCGAACATGATTACAACGACGCTAAAAGATTATACGATGTAAACGCTAAATTGTTTGCCAAAGACGTGATTTCGAAAAACGACTGGAACACTTTTAAAGAAAGTCTTCGTTTTCAGGAAGAACGTAAAAAAACAATTCAGCAAAGCATTCAAAAAGAAAAACAAAGCAATCAGGTTCAGATTTCTCAAATTAACCGCTCGATTCAGACAATGGAAAAGAGTTTGGAAATACTTAGAAACAACAAAAAGAATTTCTTGATTACAGCACCCGAAACGGGAAGATTAACTTCTTTTGAAGCAGTATTAGGTCAAAACTTTCAGGCTGGTCAAAGCATCGGGAAAATCGATTCTAAAAAAGGCTACAAACTAGTTGCTGACGTAGATGAATTTTATCTGGAAAAAATAAGAGAAGGTCTTAAAGGTCAGGTTGAATTTAAAGGTAAAAATCTTGAAGTTTTGGTTACTAAAGTAATACCGGAAGTAAAAGGCGGACATTTTACAGTCGAACTGGTATTTACCTCAAAAGAAAATATTGCTTTACAGGACGGTCTTAGTTTTGGCGTAAAACTAATTTTATCTGAAAAGAACAAAACATTAGTAATTCCAAAAGGAAGCTTTAATCAGGAAGCAGCAGGAAAATGGATTTTTGTAGTAAAAGGAAATAAAGCCGAAAGAAGAAACATAAAATTAGGACGCGAAAATCCTTCTTATTATGAAGTTCTAGAAGGCTTAAAAGAAGGCGAATCTGTAATTACTTCTTCTTACTCGGATTATAAAGACATTGAAGAGCTTTCGCTTCAGCAACAATAA
- a CDS encoding ammonium transporter translates to MKIEKRWIISFIMISVVCTIGAFWPTVTENSYVLSEFGTTDHIVPADVAWMLTSSCLVLIMTPGLSFFYGGMVGKKNVISTMLQSFICLGVVTLLWVVVAFSLAFGEPVGFGSGDHFYSFFGNPTTFAFMDYVGVLPHKQLANTIPFMLFALFQMKFAIICPAIITGSFAERVRFISYLVFISLFTIFIYAPLCHAVWYPTGVLGSYFGVKDFAGGTVVHMSSGFAALAGVIVLGKRKNSQHIPTNIPFVLLGTGMLWFGWFGFNAGSALAANGTAAMAFATTTTSSAAAMLTWIFFDRMNGRKVSALGACIGAVVGLVAITPAAGFISVPESMFFGFVTALVSNTAVNCKYSKRFDDTLDVFACHGVGGIMGMILTAIFAHGENASLLHGGWNVFGHHMMALVLVSVFTFFGAYFLFKVTNFIIPLRVSEESEHIGLDLSQHDESLDPKAQPITEPHYG, encoded by the coding sequence ATGAAAATAGAAAAACGCTGGATTATTTCCTTTATTATGATCAGTGTCGTATGCACAATTGGTGCATTTTGGCCAACAGTAACAGAAAATAGTTATGTTTTATCAGAATTTGGAACAACAGATCATATTGTTCCTGCCGATGTTGCCTGGATGCTTACTTCAAGCTGTTTAGTCTTAATCATGACACCTGGATTATCTTTCTTTTATGGTGGAATGGTAGGAAAGAAAAACGTTATTTCGACTATGCTTCAGAGTTTTATCTGTTTGGGAGTTGTAACACTTTTATGGGTTGTTGTTGCTTTTAGTTTAGCGTTTGGAGAGCCAGTTGGTTTTGGTTCTGGAGATCATTTTTACAGCTTTTTCGGAAATCCGACCACTTTTGCTTTTATGGATTATGTAGGCGTTCTACCTCATAAACAATTGGCAAACACGATTCCGTTTATGCTTTTTGCTTTGTTTCAAATGAAATTTGCGATCATTTGTCCTGCAATCATTACAGGTTCTTTTGCAGAACGTGTTCGTTTTATCTCTTACTTAGTCTTCATTAGTTTATTTACGATTTTCATATATGCTCCTTTATGTCACGCCGTTTGGTATCCAACGGGTGTTTTAGGAAGTTATTTTGGTGTTAAGGATTTCGCAGGAGGAACTGTGGTTCACATGAGTTCCGGTTTTGCAGCTTTGGCAGGTGTTATTGTTTTAGGAAAAAGAAAAAACAGCCAGCATATTCCAACCAATATTCCGTTTGTATTATTAGGAACTGGAATGCTTTGGTTTGGTTGGTTCGGATTCAACGCTGGATCTGCTCTTGCTGCCAACGGAACAGCCGCTATGGCTTTTGCAACAACCACTACTTCATCGGCTGCTGCTATGTTAACTTGGATTTTCTTCGATAGAATGAACGGAAGAAAAGTTTCTGCTTTAGGTGCTTGTATTGGAGCTGTTGTTGGTTTAGTTGCCATTACACCAGCTGCAGGATTTATTTCGGTTCCAGAAAGTATGTTCTTCGGATTTGTGACGGCTTTGGTTTCTAACACGGCTGTAAACTGTAAATATTCAAAAAGATTTGACGATACTCTTGACGTTTTTGCCTGCCACGGTGTTGGTGGAATTATGGGAATGATTTTAACTGCGATTTTTGCTCACGGCGAAAATGCAAGTTTATTACACGGAGGATGGAATGTTTTCGGACACCATATGATGGCCTTAGTTTTAGTTTCTGTCTTTACTTTCTTCGGAGCTTATTTCTTATTTAAAGTAACGAACTTTATTATTCCATTGAGAGTTTCTGAAGAATCGGAACATATTGGACTGGATTTATCTCAGCACGATGAATCTCTAGATCCAAAAGCACAACCAATTACAGAACCACATTACGGTTAA
- a CDS encoding LysE family transporter translates to MVYLAPLLSGFIAAIIGIIPPGLINMTAAKINLKEGKKNALWFVIGAVLVIFFQVYVSVLFARVIDNRPDVVTLLREAGFFIFSILTIYFLFIAKDPKTKKKSKIKKSSKKSRFFLGMLLSGLNFFPIPYYVVVSVTLASYHLFAFENNIIFTFVLGSVLGSFAALYSYIAFFGKIEKKTDYLMRNMNTIIGSITGVIALVTLFNILNYYFG, encoded by the coding sequence ATGGTATATCTTGCTCCATTACTTTCAGGTTTCATTGCCGCTATTATTGGGATTATTCCTCCGGGATTAATCAACATGACGGCAGCTAAAATAAATCTGAAAGAAGGAAAAAAGAATGCCTTATGGTTTGTTATTGGTGCGGTTCTCGTTATTTTTTTTCAGGTTTATGTTTCGGTTCTTTTTGCAAGAGTTATAGATAATAGACCAGATGTGGTAACCTTGCTGAGAGAAGCTGGTTTTTTTATTTTTTCAATCTTAACGATTTACTTTTTGTTTATTGCCAAAGATCCTAAAACCAAGAAAAAATCGAAGATTAAGAAGAGCAGTAAAAAAAGTCGTTTCTTTTTGGGAATGCTACTCTCTGGATTAAATTTCTTTCCAATTCCGTATTACGTTGTGGTAAGCGTTACTTTGGCTTCCTATCATCTTTTTGCATTCGAAAACAATATCATTTTTACTTTTGTATTAGGATCTGTTTTGGGATCATTTGCTGCTTTGTACAGTTACATTGCTTTCTTCGGAAAAATCGAAAAGAAAACTGATTACTTAATGCGAAATATGAATACTATTATTGGAAGCATTACGGGTGTAATTGCTCTTGTAACACTTTTCAATATTTTAAATTACTATTTCGGTTAA
- a CDS encoding sensor histidine kinase, producing MKNWKFYNALFVRVLFVMVLFLGSVLLLYKGFRFNALLVGFFVLVFLFEMYFFVKSQLLFYDKTIDSILHDDFSTYFPEEHKKDNFNSLYRLYGTLKVQRQEQISKELIYQSILNSIDTAALILEKENDSWSIFIMNDCFSNLFKVPKVGHWKYLKNYLPALCNEIENVDFAELKTAISIKIEDQDLQTFMLQTSRTQTYNKEYFIILLDSIQRVIEKKEKEAWINLMKIISHELMNSLTPIRALSQNLLHIVDQEELEEDDFEDIKSSISTIINRSDHLQVFVENYRKLAMLPTPNKQMTPINALFEDCLRIMNPIIKAEGIELINEIHSSRSIMIDKNQMEQVIINLITNSIHALKEKTEKKLILSSYTENNRFFIVISDNGRGVDPEIRDKVFLPFFTTRKDGAGIGLTLSKNIIEAHGGYLSYQTDAEKTDFVICLI from the coding sequence ATGAAGAATTGGAAGTTTTATAACGCACTATTTGTGAGGGTTCTGTTTGTAATGGTGCTCTTTTTGGGCAGCGTTTTGTTGTTGTACAAAGGGTTTCGATTCAATGCGCTTTTGGTAGGATTTTTTGTTTTAGTTTTTTTGTTTGAAATGTACTTTTTTGTCAAAAGCCAATTATTATTCTATGATAAAACCATCGATTCAATATTACATGATGACTTTTCAACCTATTTTCCAGAAGAACATAAGAAAGACAATTTCAATAGCTTGTATCGTTTGTATGGCACCTTGAAAGTTCAGAGACAAGAGCAGATCTCCAAAGAGTTAATTTATCAATCGATTTTAAATAGTATTGACACTGCTGCTTTAATTTTAGAAAAAGAAAACGATTCTTGGTCGATTTTTATCATGAATGACTGCTTTTCAAATCTCTTTAAAGTCCCTAAAGTTGGTCATTGGAAATACCTAAAAAATTATCTTCCTGCACTTTGCAACGAAATAGAAAATGTTGATTTTGCAGAACTTAAAACCGCAATTTCGATTAAAATAGAAGATCAGGATCTGCAGACTTTTATGCTTCAGACTTCGCGTACACAAACTTATAACAAAGAATATTTCATCATTCTATTAGACAGTATTCAGCGTGTAATTGAGAAGAAAGAGAAAGAAGCCTGGATTAATCTTATGAAAATTATTTCGCATGAATTAATGAATTCCTTAACGCCGATTCGAGCGCTTTCGCAGAATCTCCTTCATATTGTCGATCAGGAAGAATTAGAAGAGGATGATTTCGAAGACATTAAAAGCAGTATTTCTACCATCATAAACAGAAGCGATCATTTACAGGTTTTTGTGGAGAATTACAGAAAACTGGCCATGCTTCCAACACCAAACAAACAAATGACACCAATTAATGCTTTGTTTGAAGATTGCCTCCGAATCATGAATCCGATTATAAAAGCGGAAGGAATTGAATTGATTAATGAAATTCATAGCTCTCGTTCGATTATGATAGATAAAAACCAAATGGAGCAGGTAATTATTAATTTGATTACGAATAGTATTCATGCCTTAAAAGAAAAGACAGAAAAGAAATTGATTCTTTCGAGTTATACTGAAAACAATCGTTTTTTTATTGTGATTTCAGATAATGGAAGAGGAGTCGATCCTGAAATTCGTGATAAAGTTTTCCTGCCATTTTTTACGACTAGAAAAGATGGCGCAGGAATTGGCTTAACGCTCTCTAAAAACATCATTGAAGCACACGGCGGTTATTTAAGCTACCAAACCGATGCCGAAAAAACCGATTTTGTGATTTGTTTGATTTAA
- a CDS encoding ABC transporter ATP-binding protein, giving the protein MITIQNLTKVFRTEEIETAALSGINLEIKKGDFLTIMGPSGCGKSTLLNIIGLLDSANDGSYKLLDQEMIGLKEKGRAKVRKENIGFIFQNFNLIDELSVYDNIELPLLYNNVKASERKQKIEAIAEKLNISHRLKHFPQQLSGGQQQRVAVARALVNDPKIILADEPTGNLDSKNGNEVMELLTDLHAKGATILMVTHSDYDASFSQKTIHMKDGVIFSERLNQRNVDVFMDAK; this is encoded by the coding sequence ATGATCACAATTCAGAATTTAACCAAAGTTTTTAGAACCGAAGAAATCGAAACTGCTGCTTTGAGTGGCATCAATTTAGAAATAAAAAAAGGAGATTTTTTAACTATCATGGGGCCTTCTGGCTGTGGAAAATCAACTTTATTAAATATTATTGGACTTTTGGACAGTGCAAACGACGGAAGCTACAAATTGCTTGACCAAGAAATGATTGGTCTAAAAGAAAAAGGAAGAGCAAAAGTGAGAAAAGAAAATATTGGTTTCATTTTTCAGAACTTCAACCTGATCGACGAACTTTCTGTTTATGACAATATCGAATTACCACTTCTTTACAACAATGTAAAAGCTTCTGAAAGAAAGCAAAAAATCGAAGCTATTGCAGAGAAATTGAATATCTCACATCGTTTGAAACATTTTCCGCAACAACTTTCAGGCGGACAACAGCAGAGAGTTGCCGTTGCAAGAGCTTTGGTCAATGACCCCAAAATTATTTTAGCCGATGAGCCAACTGGAAATCTAGACAGCAAAAACGGTAATGAAGTAATGGAACTTTTAACCGATTTACACGCTAAAGGCGCTACAATATTGATGGTTACCCACTCTGATTATGATGCTTCTTTTTCGCAAAAAACTATTCATATGAAAGACGGAGTTATATTTTCTGAAAGGTTAAATCAACGCAATGTTGATGTTTTTATGGACGCTAAATAA